A single genomic interval of Aphidius gifuensis isolate YNYX2018 linkage group LG6, ASM1490517v1, whole genome shotgun sequence harbors:
- the LOC122858674 gene encoding late secretory pathway protein AVL9 homolog isoform X2 codes for MAEIGGPILHVIVVGFHHKKGCQVEYSYPPLVPGSPNECPLGWKYLPTLALPDGSHNYDEDTVYFHLPSITDSKKTIFGVSCFRQIPAEKLKNRTSDITRGTVQKSVCVLSTIPLYGHIQVKMALITYAYFKEGDFSKVSLLEETYRNLNDCMNADSQIPPQIFVGLSARDFILQFRHKALLLFKLLLLEKKVVFYQSPVQPLCAAILTLLSLHPGMIESGLEKSACIRPSRPMSPIPTFEDDDDDESWSDKLPADEIKNINDDLNGFNDSKKNNNEKIMNINDEDDNVVEIETTIVNNYANTLNDDIHRVQSSNMISLTMDDADSNIPRDNSNDALSEARVTSTITQIAHVDYQSCGLPMNLFSNGYLCLPYLSLPYLDLLGDKNVRGYVVGATNVLFKQKKQLIDVLIEVESARIEATDPELRRQLHLTTEDLRFADYIVRHVAEPRQDVFLDGVGWEGGDEWIRTQFRVYLMSLLRTSIQQDTRQYDHFNSSFMNAWKLTNNYNMWINTTAKNDINLIDSGHLFAGQLSVQDMKLRLSHTMQNTESGRKINQAMVTTGRAVASTGKAVGGAISQAKGAFSNWWSTLTTVQGLEIDTLDTGNDSINQEITENKICEEQTKNYENEIIDQVINTNMTSHLTVD; via the exons atggCAGAAATTGGAGGACCAATTCTTCATGTAATTGTCGTTGgttttcatcataaaaaaggCTGTCAA GTGGAATATTCATATCCTCCACTTGTACCAGGATCACCAAATGAGTGTCCACTTGGTTGGAAATATTTGCCAACTCTAGCATTACCAGATGGTTCACATAATTATGATGAAGATAcagtttattttcatttaccaAGTATAACAGAttctaaaaaaacaatatttggTGTTTCCTGCTTTCGTCAAATACCAGCTGag aaattaaaaaatcgtaCATCTGATATTACAAGAGGAACAGTACAAAAATCAGTATGTGTACTTAGTACAATACCTCTTTATGGACATATACAAGTTAAAATGGCACTAATAACATATGCCTATTTTAAAGAGGGTGATTTCAGCAAGGTATCACTTCTTGAAGAGACATAtcgtaatttaaatgattgtaTGAATGCCGATAGTCAAATACCACCTCAAATATTTGTTg GATTATCTGCTAGAGATTTTATACTACAATTTCGTCACAAAGCATTGTTacttttcaaattattattacttgaaaaaaaagttgttttttatcaatcaccAGTACAGCCACTTTGTGCAgcaatattaacattattatcacTTCATCCTGGTATGATTGAAAGTGGTCTTGAAAAATCAGCATGTATAag aCCATCTAGACCAATGTCTCCAATTCCAACATTtgaagatgacgatgatgatgaatcatgGTCTGATAAACTACCtgctgatgaaataaaaaatataaatgatgatttaaatggttttaatgattctaaaaaaaataacaatgaaaaaataatgaatattaatgatgaagatgataacgttgttgaaattgaaacaacaattgttaataattatgcaaatacattaaatgatgatatacATCGTGTTCAAAGTTCAAATATGATTAGTTTAACAATGGATGATGCTGATAGTAATATACCAAGAGATAATAGTAATGATGCATTATCTGAAGCACGTGttacatcaacaataacacaAATTGCACATGTTGATTATCAGTCATGTGGATTaccaatgaatttatttagcaATGGTTATTTATGCTTGccatatttatcattaccATATTTGGATCTTCTTGGTGATAAAAATGTACGTGGCTATGTTGTTGGTGCAACGAATgttttattcaaacaaaaaaaacaattaattgatgttttaatTGAG GTAGAGAGTGCTAGAATTGAAGCAACTGATCCAGAATTACGTCGACAATTACATTTGACAACTGAAGATTTAAGATTTGCTGATTATATTGTTCGACATGTTGCTGAACCAAGACAAGATGTTTTTCTTGATGGTGTTGGATGGGAGGGTGGTGATGAATGGATTAGAACACAATTTCGTGTTTATTTAATGAGTTTATTACGTACATCAATTCAACAAGATACAAGACAATATGATCATTTTAATTCGTCTTTTATGAATGCTTGgaaattaactaataattataatatgtgGATTAATACAACAgctaaaaatgatattaatttaattgattctGGACATTTATTTGCTGGTCAACTATCAGTTCAAGATATGAAATTGAGACTTTCACA cACAATGCAAAATACAGAATCaggaagaaaaattaatcaagCAATGGTTACAACTGGAAGAGCTGTTGCTTCAACTGGAAAAGCTGTtg GAGGAGCAATTTCACAGGCAAAAGGTGCTTTTAGCAATTGGTGGAGTACCTTGACAACTGTTCAAGGACTTGAAATTGATACTCTTGATACTGGCAATGATAGCATCAATCAAGAaataacagaaaataaaatatgcgAGGAACAAAcgaaaaattatgaaaatgaaattatcgATCAAGTGATAAATACAAACATGACCTCTCATTTAACTGtcgattaa
- the LOC122858674 gene encoding late secretory pathway protein AVL9 homolog isoform X1 — protein sequence MAEIGGPILHVIVVGFHHKKGCQVEYSYPPLVPGSPNECPLGWKYLPTLALPDGSHNYDEDTVYFHLPSITDSKKTIFGVSCFRQIPAEKLKNRTSDITRGTVQKSVCVLSTIPLYGHIQVKMALITYAYFKEGDFSKVSLLEETYRNLNDCMNADSQIPPQIFVDDGSLWFLGLSARDFILQFRHKALLLFKLLLLEKKVVFYQSPVQPLCAAILTLLSLHPGMIESGLEKSACIRPSRPMSPIPTFEDDDDDESWSDKLPADEIKNINDDLNGFNDSKKNNNEKIMNINDEDDNVVEIETTIVNNYANTLNDDIHRVQSSNMISLTMDDADSNIPRDNSNDALSEARVTSTITQIAHVDYQSCGLPMNLFSNGYLCLPYLSLPYLDLLGDKNVRGYVVGATNVLFKQKKQLIDVLIEVESARIEATDPELRRQLHLTTEDLRFADYIVRHVAEPRQDVFLDGVGWEGGDEWIRTQFRVYLMSLLRTSIQQDTRQYDHFNSSFMNAWKLTNNYNMWINTTAKNDINLIDSGHLFAGQLSVQDMKLRLSHTMQNTESGRKINQAMVTTGRAVASTGKAVGGAISQAKGAFSNWWSTLTTVQGLEIDTLDTGNDSINQEITENKICEEQTKNYENEIIDQVINTNMTSHLTVD from the exons atggCAGAAATTGGAGGACCAATTCTTCATGTAATTGTCGTTGgttttcatcataaaaaaggCTGTCAA GTGGAATATTCATATCCTCCACTTGTACCAGGATCACCAAATGAGTGTCCACTTGGTTGGAAATATTTGCCAACTCTAGCATTACCAGATGGTTCACATAATTATGATGAAGATAcagtttattttcatttaccaAGTATAACAGAttctaaaaaaacaatatttggTGTTTCCTGCTTTCGTCAAATACCAGCTGag aaattaaaaaatcgtaCATCTGATATTACAAGAGGAACAGTACAAAAATCAGTATGTGTACTTAGTACAATACCTCTTTATGGACATATACAAGTTAAAATGGCACTAATAACATATGCCTATTTTAAAGAGGGTGATTTCAGCAAGGTATCACTTCTTGAAGAGACATAtcgtaatttaaatgattgtaTGAATGCCGATAGTCAAATACCACCTCAAATATTTGTTg ATGATGGTTCTCTCTGGTTTTTAGGATTATCTGCTAGAGATTTTATACTACAATTTCGTCACAAAGCATTGTTacttttcaaattattattacttgaaaaaaaagttgttttttatcaatcaccAGTACAGCCACTTTGTGCAgcaatattaacattattatcacTTCATCCTGGTATGATTGAAAGTGGTCTTGAAAAATCAGCATGTATAag aCCATCTAGACCAATGTCTCCAATTCCAACATTtgaagatgacgatgatgatgaatcatgGTCTGATAAACTACCtgctgatgaaataaaaaatataaatgatgatttaaatggttttaatgattctaaaaaaaataacaatgaaaaaataatgaatattaatgatgaagatgataacgttgttgaaattgaaacaacaattgttaataattatgcaaatacattaaatgatgatatacATCGTGTTCAAAGTTCAAATATGATTAGTTTAACAATGGATGATGCTGATAGTAATATACCAAGAGATAATAGTAATGATGCATTATCTGAAGCACGTGttacatcaacaataacacaAATTGCACATGTTGATTATCAGTCATGTGGATTaccaatgaatttatttagcaATGGTTATTTATGCTTGccatatttatcattaccATATTTGGATCTTCTTGGTGATAAAAATGTACGTGGCTATGTTGTTGGTGCAACGAATgttttattcaaacaaaaaaaacaattaattgatgttttaatTGAG GTAGAGAGTGCTAGAATTGAAGCAACTGATCCAGAATTACGTCGACAATTACATTTGACAACTGAAGATTTAAGATTTGCTGATTATATTGTTCGACATGTTGCTGAACCAAGACAAGATGTTTTTCTTGATGGTGTTGGATGGGAGGGTGGTGATGAATGGATTAGAACACAATTTCGTGTTTATTTAATGAGTTTATTACGTACATCAATTCAACAAGATACAAGACAATATGATCATTTTAATTCGTCTTTTATGAATGCTTGgaaattaactaataattataatatgtgGATTAATACAACAgctaaaaatgatattaatttaattgattctGGACATTTATTTGCTGGTCAACTATCAGTTCAAGATATGAAATTGAGACTTTCACA cACAATGCAAAATACAGAATCaggaagaaaaattaatcaagCAATGGTTACAACTGGAAGAGCTGTTGCTTCAACTGGAAAAGCTGTtg GAGGAGCAATTTCACAGGCAAAAGGTGCTTTTAGCAATTGGTGGAGTACCTTGACAACTGTTCAAGGACTTGAAATTGATACTCTTGATACTGGCAATGATAGCATCAATCAAGAaataacagaaaataaaatatgcgAGGAACAAAcgaaaaattatgaaaatgaaattatcgATCAAGTGATAAATACAAACATGACCTCTCATTTAACTGtcgattaa
- the LOC122858676 gene encoding RNA polymerase I-specific transcription initiation factor RRN3-like → MSVTSSKSAANSVSSILNKTGLRTKLIAQRNRVSFQLPNNLEQILLTTGDTTANKAYHNLLCILKDAVIKDHELLLLLDEFRQCIPHLNTFHSIIIEALLAIDWIERPPDVITAYKIFFEDLISVHVGHCKLAIDKLVLYLKPLTPDDKEWPDCEPTEKDKQRLENIHDIFRKLLKMVPMSNNLLFQALSSSFPYMKASTHAHEIYINSLLKVTEYAPELRSEILSLIINKLLILDVHAPRALLTKEDEDDDDEIFEIDQLNDKNKKIHPIGHTLDICMKIMLKYIKQFCHNKDDVNDVIDKDKATIIYYEFLHIFDKLILPTFASHHIQFIMFFISSLNGGLLDGFLTYLWQKVINVNVAPVLRKSAVSYIASLLARGNFITIIIMKKIIFDLSDWINKYIEIYDNKQDLSIDPKIHTVFYSTCQALFYIIAFRCKDFIGNKQHITFLDNLKLNKIISSKLNPLKYCLTTVVDIFSKVSNNLQIAYCSSIIERNSRTNLPVIHNQHCFETLLETFFPFDAYVLQESSQLILPLYKAYESIFNDKESDDDDEDDDEEDDDEEKEEENDVDDFIMDCSSPKDKGSWNARDKLLCSTSPGFFN, encoded by the exons ATGTCAGTTACATCATCAAAATCAGCTGCCAACAgtgtatcatcaatattaaataaaactggactaagaacaaaattaattgctCAACGTAATCGTGTGTCATTTCAACTTCCCAACAATCTTGAACAAATTCTTCTTACTACTGGTGATACAACAGCAAATAAAGCTTATCATAATTTACTTTGTATACTAAAAGATGCTGTAATCAAg gaTCATGAATTGTTACTTTTACTTGATGAATTTCGTCAATGTATACCTCATCTAAATACATTTCATTCAATCATCATTGAGGCTCTATTGGCAATTGATTGGATTGAAAGACCACCAGATGTTATCAcagcatataaaatattttttgaagattTAATATCTGTTCATGTTGGTCATTGTAAATTGGCTATTGACAAActtgttttgtatttaaaaccAT taaCACCAGATGATAAAGAATGGCCAGACTGTGAACCAACagaaaaagataaacaaaGACTTGAAAATATCCATGATATTTTTcgtaaacttttaaaaatggtACCAATGTCAAACAACTTATTATTTCAAGCATTGTCATCTAGCTTTCCATACATGAAAGCATCAACTCATGCACAtgaaatttacataaattctCTATTAAAAGTAACTGAATATGCACCAGAATTACGTtctgaaatattatcattgataataaataaattattaatacttgATGTACATGCACCACGTGcattattaacaaaagaagatgaagatgatgatgatgaaatatttgaaattgatcaattaaatgataaaaataaaaaaatccatcCAATTGGACATACACTAGatatttgtatgaaaataatgcttaaatatataaaacaattttgtcataataaagatgatgttaatgatgttattgataaagataaagcaacaataatatattatgaatttcttcatatatttgataaattaatattaccaaCATTTGCAAGTCatcatatacaatttattatgttttttatatcaagtttAAATGGTGGTTTACTTGATGgttttttaacatatttatgGCAGAAAGTTATAAATGTTAATGTTGCACCAGTATTAAGAAAATCAGCAGTATCATATATTGCTAGTTTATTAGCACGTggtaattttataacaataattattatgaaaaaaattatatttgatttatcagattggattaataaatacattgagatatatgataataaacaagatttatcaattgatccAAAAATACATactgttttttattcaacatgtcaagcattattttatattattgcatTTAGATGCAAAGATTTTATTGGTAATAAACAACATATAACatttcttgataatttaaaattaaataaaataattagttcaaaattaaatccattaaaatattgtttaacaacagttgttgatatattttcaaaagtatcaaataatttacaaattgcaTATTGTTCAAGTATCATTGAACGTAATTCAAGAACAAATTTACCAGTTATACATAATCAGCATTGTTTTGAAACATTATTGGAaacattttttccatttgatgcATATGTTTTACAAGAAAGTAGTCAATTAATATTACCACTTTATAAAGCATATGAGAGTATATTTAATGACAAAgaaagtgatgatgatgatgaagacgacgatgaagaagatgatgatgaagaaaaagaagaagagaatgatgttgatgattttattatggATTGTTCATCACCAAAAGATAAAGGTTCATGGAATGCAAGAGATAAACTTTTATGCAGCACTTCTcctggtttttttaattaa